Proteins encoded within one genomic window of Oncorhynchus mykiss isolate Arlee chromosome 27, USDA_OmykA_1.1, whole genome shotgun sequence:
- the n4bp2l2 gene encoding NEDD4-binding protein 2-like 2: MSHGNANSLTSHTGRNGELLECSKAETNGGSATDRVLPVRINGGPGVRGREPVIKKLGTSSTAFIGPVCCPPKAVQRAPKPPKVRKLSKPNIEETLSEFYKELEEIDPKDSVDSSTAKNEGSVELLTAHNPPPAREVSNASHGHKQPNHVPCPHWYDNEPYQPRRPIPKGPSYGPYSDHNHWQPPPPFHSQPYYRFHRPPHRFLPPPPIPCLPPLPPTDHRYHPQREGSQQVPPFHRFPVPDGYRNSPDLDGHAFPPQHSNNRDRGGYGWRDDKYDQQGNDQPYNQQGSSEWQQRFDRALEPPLPEDQHQPPEDKTYDYDPSLVLILMRGAPGSGKSTLARELLSTGSSGQVLSTDDYFSQEEGYLYDPSLLGAAHHWNQNRAQEAMCKCCSPVIIDNTNMQAWEMKPYVKLALERGYSINFHEPHTSWKFDPVELEKRNKHSVSREKIGQMLERFELPMSLDIVMNSQEPIRPTRHPSQQQRHSRANHSDFH; this comes from the exons ATGTCTCATGGAAATGCCAACTCGTTAACTTCTCACACTGGAAGAAATGGAGAACTGCTGGAGTGTTCAAAAGCGGAGACAAATGGAGGATCTGCAACAGACAGAGTGCTGCCAGTGAGAATTAATGGAGGTCCTGGCGTAAGAGGCCGAGAGCCAGTTATAAAAAAGCTGGGTACCAGCAGCACTGCCTTCATTGGACCTGTATGCTGTCCTCCTAAGGCAGTCCAGAGAGCTCCCAAACCCCCAAAAGTAAGGAAACTTTCCAAACCTAACATTGAAGAGACACTGAGTGAGTTCTACAAAGAGCTTGAGGAGATTGATCCAAAAGACAGCGTTGACAGTAGCACGGCCAAAAATGAAGGCTCAGTTGAATTACTCACGGCTCATAACCCACCCCCTGCAAGAGAAGTGTCAAACGCAAGCCATGGCCATAAGCAACCTAATCATGTGCCTTGCCCACACTGGTATGACAACGAGCCATACCAGCCCAGGAGACCGATACCTAAGGGGCCCAGCTATGGTCCCTACTCAGATCATAATCACTGGCAACCTCCCCCACCTTTCCACAGTCAGCCATACTACAGGTTCCACAGACCTCCCCACCGCTTCCTGCCACCACCTCCAATCCCCTGCCTCCCGCCACTACCTCCCACAGACCACCGGTATCACCCCCAACGAGAGGGCTCCCAGCAGGTCCCACCTTTTCACAGGTTCCCTGTCCCTGATGGGTACAGGAACTCTCCAGACTTGGATGGCCATGCCTTTCCCCCACAGCACTCTAacaacagagacagagggggctacGGTTGGAGAGATGACAAGTATGATCAGCAGGGTAATGACCAGCCTTATAACCAGCAAGGTTCTTCTGAATGGCAGCAGAGGTTTGACAGAGCACTTGAGCCACCTCTGCCAGAGGATCAGCACCAACCACCAGAAGATAAAACATATGACTATGATCCTTCTCTGGTTCTCATTCTGATGAGGGGAGCCCCGGGATCTGGGAAATCAACACTGGCCAG GGAACTGCTGTCGACAGGCTCCAGTGGGCAGGTTCTGAGTACAGATGACTACTTCTCCCAGGAAGAAGGCTACCTCTACGATCCCAGTCTGCTGGGGGCCGCACACCACTGGAACCAGAACCGAG CCCAAGAAGCCATGTGTAAATGCTGTTCTCCTGTCATTATTGATAACACAAATATGCAAGCTTGGGAAATGAAGCCATACGTTAAACTG GCCTTGGAGAGAGGATACAGTATCAACTTTCATGAGCCTCACACCAGCTGGAAATTTGATCCCGTCGAGTTAGAGAA GAGAAACAAGCACAGTGTGTCAAGGGAGAAGATTGGGCAGATGCTGGAGCGGTTTGAGCTGCCCATGTCCTTGGACATTGTGATGAACTCCCAGGAGCCCATTAGACCCACAAGACATCCCTCACAGCAGCAGAGACACAGCAGGGCCAACCACTCAGACTTCCACTAG